Genomic DNA from Niallia circulans:
AGCAATGATGGAGCCACCTGCAAGTCCTGTCTGCGTATCCGGCTTATGAACGACCGTATTGCCAAGTGCTAAGGCAGGAGCGATTGTTCGCATGGATAAATTCATGGGAAAGTTAAAAGGAGAGATAGAAGTAATCACACCAAGAGGCAGGCGGTATGCATAGTTTTGCTTGCCATCTTTTTCTGGCAAATCACGTCCTTGATCAATTTTATCAACGAGATCAAAGGAAGCCTCCAAATATGCGATGGTCAGGTCAAGCTCCACATTTGCTTTAATCTGACTGCCGCCTGTTTCTTGTGAAATAATAGCAACGATTTCCTCTTTGTTACTTTGTAAAAAATCAGCTGCTTTTTTCAATATTGCAAGCCTTTCCTTATGTGTTGTTTGTGCCCATGCCTTTTGAGCAGCTTTGGCGGAGGAAAACGCCCTCTGAAGCTGATCGACAGTCGCGATACTGAAAACAGTTATCGTTGACTGATCAAAGGGATTTTTGTCTTCAAACGTTCTGCCAGCATTTCCTTCGGTCCATTCTCCGTCAATAAAACTCTTATTTAAATTTGTAAATTGTTCCATTGTCTGCACCTCATTTCTTTTCACGTATAAGGATTCCTAGTTAAGCCAAATCAAACAATAGTATTGTACCCCTTGATAAATGGGACAAACATACTTTTGGAATATACTTCGAGTCAGGATAATCGTTAATCCCCCGCATAAGCTGTCATTCTTGCACCATAATAAAGATGAATACATAAAAAAAAACCCATCCACTAAGAAAGATGGGGGACAGCAACACTTATAATCCATTATCAATCTTTTTTAATAACGATATTAATTGTGTTCTTTCATCGTCTGTCAGATTTTTGGTCAGCTCTTTGTTTAATTCAGCTAAAACAAATTGAATATGGGGATATACATCAATCGCTTTCTCAGTTGGAAACAGTTCGTTTGCTCGGCGATCAGTTTCAGAGGTTTCTTTCCGTATGTAGCCTGCTTTTTCGAGCTGGCTGACAGAACGGGCGGTTGTGGCTTTATCAAATTTTAATTTAGATGTTAGTTCATCCTGATTGATTCCTGGGCTTTGAATAATCGATTTTAAAAATGCATATTGTCCACCATTGCCGATGTTATAATTTTTGAATGCCTTTAATAAATATTTTTGATTTTGTCTATGAATAACAGAAATCAGTCTGCCTAAAGGAGCTTCCTTCATAATTGTTCAACTCTCTTATATGTTTTTTTAATGTTGCTTCTATTTATAGATTACATTACAATAAAATAGTTGCGCGCGCAACTAATGGATAGAGGTGATTGGATTGAATAATGGTCAGCATGGTATGAATGGTCATGAAAAACGCTGGACTATTTTAATTATTTTAAACTTATTTACGTTTATGTCGACATTAGACGGCAGTATCGTCAATGTCGCTCTTCCAACAGTTTCGAAAGAGCTTGCATTGCCGCTCGCACAATCTCAATGGATTGTCAGCAGCTATTTAATGATAATATGTACTGCGATATTGTTCTTTGGAAAACTTGGAGATATTTTTGGCAAAATTAAAATCTTCAAGCTTGGTTCGATTATTTTCATCATAGGTTCGTTTCTGTGCGGATTTAGTGATTCGCTTATACTGTTAATTCTTTCTCGTGTCGTACAGGCAATCGGTGCTGCTATGACGATGGCGAACAACCAAGGAATTGTGACAGAAGTGTTTCCGCCAAAGGAAAGAGGAAAGGCGCTTGGATTAATTGGTACATTTGTTTCATTAGGAAGCATTGCAGGACCAAGTCTTGGCGGCATTATTCTGTCAAGCCTTGGCTGGGAATACATATTCTGGCTGAATGTGCCGATTGGCATTATTGCCATCATCTTTGCCTGGAAGCTATTACCGAAGGATGCGACTGTAACAAAAGTGAAAATTGATGTTCCAGGAAGTATTTTGTTTGCCTTGGCGATATTGTTTTTGTTTTCAAGTCTATTGTTAGGACAGCAATATGGGTATTCTAATAGGTATATCCTGATGTCTGTTGTGTTGGGGGTTATTCTGTTTGTGTTCTTCATCCTAGTAGAACGTAAGGCAGAAAATCCAATGCTGGCATTTTCCCTTTTTAAAAATTCTCTTTTCTCAATCAGTATATTATGTGGATTTTTAGTATTTGTAGCGAATTTTTGTTTCAACATTTTGGCGCCATTTTACACACAGGATATTTTAGGATTGTCGCCGCTGCATGCAGGCTATATCCTCATGCTGTTTCCGATTGCAATGGCCATTATCGCACCGATAAGTGGGGCGCTTTCCGATAAGATTGGCGGACAGATTATTACCTTTGTCGGATTAATCTTAATGATTGTGGCACAAATCGGCTTAACATTTCTACATGAAGGCAGCACGATCCTGACATTATCATGTTTAATTGTGCTTCTTGGGATAAGCACAGGCTTGTTCCAATCTCCTAATAATTCATTAGTTATGTCGACTGTTGACCGAAAACAGCTAGGAATTGCCGGAAGCATTAATTCACTCGTACGAAATTTAGGAATGGTCGTTGGTATTTCTGTGGCGACGAGCACGTTATTTTCTGTAATGAGCATCCATGCTGGTTATCGTGTCACAGCATTAATACCAGACAGACCGGATATTTTTCTAGCAGGTATGCATGTCGTATTTATTGGCTCAAGCATTTTATGCTTTATCGGCGCCGTATTAACGGGAGTGCGTCTGTATTCGTCAAGAAAATCAAGGGAAGAAAGAGAAAAGACTGCATAAAGAAGAGGCGCTTGATAGTTAGTCAAGTGCCTCTTTTTAATAGCTTAATGTAAGGGAAGCTTGATCGTGAAATCAGTTCCCTTATTTATGTCACTTTTCACTGATATTTTTCCCTGATGCATGTCGATAATTTTTTTTGTGATCGATAATCCTAATCCGCTGCCGCCGTTTTGTCTGTTCCGTGACAAGTCTG
This window encodes:
- a CDS encoding MarR family winged helix-turn-helix transcriptional regulator; this translates as MKEAPLGRLISVIHRQNQKYLLKAFKNYNIGNGGQYAFLKSIIQSPGINQDELTSKLKFDKATTARSVSQLEKAGYIRKETSETDRRANELFPTEKAIDVYPHIQFVLAELNKELTKNLTDDERTQLISLLKKIDNGL
- a CDS encoding MFS transporter; this translates as MNGHEKRWTILIILNLFTFMSTLDGSIVNVALPTVSKELALPLAQSQWIVSSYLMIICTAILFFGKLGDIFGKIKIFKLGSIIFIIGSFLCGFSDSLILLILSRVVQAIGAAMTMANNQGIVTEVFPPKERGKALGLIGTFVSLGSIAGPSLGGIILSSLGWEYIFWLNVPIGIIAIIFAWKLLPKDATVTKVKIDVPGSILFALAILFLFSSLLLGQQYGYSNRYILMSVVLGVILFVFFILVERKAENPMLAFSLFKNSLFSISILCGFLVFVANFCFNILAPFYTQDILGLSPLHAGYILMLFPIAMAIIAPISGALSDKIGGQIITFVGLILMIVAQIGLTFLHEGSTILTLSCLIVLLGISTGLFQSPNNSLVMSTVDRKQLGIAGSINSLVRNLGMVVGISVATSTLFSVMSIHAGYRVTALIPDRPDIFLAGMHVVFIGSSILCFIGAVLTGVRLYSSRKSREEREKTA